A window of Castanea sativa cultivar Marrone di Chiusa Pesio chromosome 1, ASM4071231v1 contains these coding sequences:
- the LOC142622016 gene encoding disease resistance response protein 206-like has product MEARYSIVLYFLMLLALSSAFAFPSKKQYKPCKQLVLYFHDIIYNGKNAGNATSAIVAAPDGANLTILAGQFHFGNIAVFDDPITLDNNLHSKPVGRAQGLYIYDTKNTFTSWLGFTFVLNSTDHQGTITFSGADPIMVKARDISIVGGTGDFFMHRGIATIMTDAFEGEVYFRLRVDIKFYECW; this is encoded by the coding sequence atggAAGCAAGGTACTCAATTGTTCTTTATTTCCTTATGCTACTTGCTTTATCTTCAGCCTTTGCATTCCCAAGCAAGAAACAGTATAAACCATGCAAACAATTAGTCTTATACTTCCATGACATCATTTACAATGGCAAAAATGCTGGTAATGCAACATCTGCCATTGTAGCAGCTCCTGATGGAGCTAACTTAACCATCTTAGCAGGCCAATTCCATTTTGGGAACATAGCAGTTTTTGACGATCCCATTACCCTCGACAACAATCTCCACTCGAAACCTGTTGGCAGGGCACAAGGCCTTTACATTTACGATACAAAAAACACCTTCACTTCTTGGTTAGGCTTCACATTTGTTCTTAATAGCACAGACCACCAAGGTACTATAACTTTCTCTGGAGCTGATCCAATCATGGTGAAGGCTAGGGACATATCAATCGTGGGTGGGACTGGAGACTTTTTCATGCACCGTGGAATTGCAACTATAATGACTGATGCATTTGAAGGAGAAGTATATTTCAGGCTCCGAGTCGACATCAAGTTCTATGAATGCTGGTAA